The Juglans microcarpa x Juglans regia isolate MS1-56 chromosome 2D, Jm3101_v1.0, whole genome shotgun sequence DNA window GAAAATCATCGACTCCCTTTGAAAAATTGCATGAGCCGTCGAAAATCAATGCGGATGAAAAAGTAGACGTTGACATTTGTTCAACAATATGAATTCTGAGAAAAGTCCTTAGAAGCATTAACGTCGGCCAGCCATAGTCATGATGTGTATGAATATGTCAGCAAAGCAATATCCTTGACCACGTGAAGatatataaaacattatttttgttattagcgATGTTAATATTATGTGGTAATGAATGAAGGTGGCAAACAAAAACTCAACCCGAGCTAGTAGTTGTGTTCATCTGGGAACTTCGATCATTCTCTGATCTGCTGCCTTTCATTTCTTCAGTCTTATGATCAATTTCCTGCCCCGGGGAGGAATTGTAGAAAATGTTCAAATCAGTAGATGAGTTTCAATTTTGGCACGCTAAGTAATGATTTGACATGTCAAGTCAGCCAGTCATGATTTACAATTATATGTCATCTACCCTgaaaaatgaatagaaaatgcAGTGTGCATGTACGCTACAGTTCcggcttcttcttctctctaccAAGTGCAATATTGAAAGTGAAACGTCTCGTCTAGACATCATCTTTAAGCAGCTAGCATGAATCAGCACCAAAGATGAAATCTATTTCGGCAATGGTTAGCCAGAAATCCCAGCTTCTAACCGCAGTATATGTCTTCACTTTGTCACGTTGGTGCCTTGGAGGGCTACAGTTTTCTCATGCACAGAAAGACGCCATCAAACCTGGGGAAGTTCTTGGTTACTCACAGCAGTTGATTTCAGCAGACGGGAGATTTAAGCTTGGCTTTTTCAACCTCAGCAATCCCGTTGGTAATTACTTGGGAACATGGTACACAGATGATACGTTCAACCACCGGTTATGGATTGCAAACCGGGACACACCTATATCAGTTGGTCAAGGAAATCTAACAATGGATGGAGACGGCCTGTTGAAGATTCTGCATGATGGAGGGAGTCCAATTCCCTTGAATGCTAACAAAACAGCACCGAACACGATCGCTGCTCTCGAGAACTCGGGCAACTTAGTGGTGAAAGAGTTGAATCCTGATGGATCTACCAAGAGGATCTTATGGGAAAGCTTTGATTATCCGACAAACACACTTTTGCCTGGGATGAAACTCGGCATCAACTATAAAACAGGGAAAAGATGGACACTTACTTCGTGGTTGGCAGGCGAAAACCCTGCCCCTGGAGGCTTTTCTCTTGAATGGAACCTTGCAGCAAACGGAATGAGACAGTTGGCCATCAGACACCGAGGGGATATGTATTGGCTTAGTGGGGTTGGGAGCAATTCTCACTTTGCGAATTTTGGCACCATTTCTTCAGATGCTGGCATTTACAACTTTAGTTATGTCACTAATGAGAATGAGAGCTATTTCAGTTATTCTGTTCTGGATGGGAGTTTTCCGAGGTGGATCTTGACCTCAGGTGGAGCTCTTATGGATTTTCTAGATTCTCCTTTTGTGAGCAATGGTTTGTGTTTTAGTGATTCCTCCGCTCCAGGGTGTGTGCAGCGGAGTTCACCCATTTGCAGGAATAGCAGTAAAACGTTTCAGAAGCGAAAGGGTTATTTTGTTTCATCATCACCTCGTTTGGATGAGAATTCAAGCATCAGTGTTTTTGATTGTTGGGATCGATGCTGGAACGATTGTTCCTGTGATGGCTTTTGTACACTTCAAGACATTGAAACCGGATGTCGGTTCTTTGGTGGTGAGTTTGTAGAAGATAAAGCTAGCAATCTAGAAGATTTCTTCGTTCTGACTGATATTTCAGAACCTGGTAAGACTTCCCCACACCCAACTTGTTGATTCAGAGgcatttttgtttcctttttagcTGACTCTATATAAGGTTTTGATTAGTAGAGGAGCCCAGAAGAAAGAAGATATGGTGGATATGGATCATAGTAGGAGTAGTGCCTGTTCCAGCTATAATCATATTCTTACGTTTTTTAAGGAGGAAGAAGCTCCATTGTAAGTTCTTAGCTTCTCAAGATAACAGCAATTAATTTGTTGAGCAAGATAATGAATGAATCTTCTGCGGAACAGGGGACCTGGAAAGAAATCGGGAAGCAGCAACATTGTATGAATTGACGAGTTCAAGGAGATCTGGAGACACAAATGAGATTAGCAACGATGCAGGGAAGAGAGGCCATGATTTGAAGGTACTCAGTTTTCAATCCATTGTGGCTGCAACTGACAACTTTTCTACTGAAAATAAACTTGGACAAGGTGGTTTTGGTCCTGTTTACAAGGTAAGGCTTCTTAAACCATACATATTTTCCTAGAAGTGCTACAAccataaattcacaaacttatataatttcatatgagacgttagatctactttacaatacaACGTACCACATTAAGGcacgtcagtttatgagtttacttttatgaaatctttttatggttaaagcatttctctttccaTTATGCTTTtgttaacaattttaaaagcttGATTacccttttataaattaatactaTATAGGGAAGACTACCCGATGGGCAAGAGATAGCTGTTAAGAGACTTTCGAGGCGTTCCGGACAAGGACTGGTGGAGTTCAAGAATGAGCTTATACTAATTGCAAGACTCCAACACACTAATCTTGTTAGACTTTTGGGTTATTGTGttaaagaagatgagaagatgttgatctaTGAATATATGCCCAACAAAAGCTTGGACTTTTTCCTCTTTGGTTGGCCatgctctctttctttttcttcagttCATATTACTTGTCAAGTTTTTTTAACTGTATTTCAATGATGTGCCTAATTGTTTATTCAAAACCATATAGATCCAAAGAAAATGGAGCTTCTGTATTGGAAACGACGTTGCCGTATCATTGAAGGCATTGCTCAAGGGCTTCTATATTTGCATAGATATTCTAGACTAAGAATTATTCATAGAGATTTGAAAGCAGGTAATGTTAGATGGTATTAATAAACTgataatgttatttattttggtcattttaaataatagaaatactTCATCCACAAAtgaatttcacaaaaataaatttataaattgacgtgatttaataTGATCTGTCATATTATAAAGTACCTTTCATAGTAAACAAAAATTTGAGAAGAACTTCTCTCTATAATAttgttttatcaaattattttctcTAACAGGTAACATCCTGCTTGATGCTGTCATGAACCCCAAAATATCGGATTTTGGCCTGGCGAGAGTTTTTGAGCGAGATGAAGCTGATGCTAAGACAGAAAGAGTAGTTGGAACATAGTAAGCAGACATTCACTTGTTTTGTGCAACTATTTTATCCTCAAAGGCTAAAAATCTTTGTTATTGGCTACAGTGGCTATATGTCACCCGAATATGCAATGCAGGGCAAGTTTTCAGAGAAGTCAGATGTCTACagttttggagttttgatgCTAGAGATTGTGAGTGGCCGCAAGAATAAAGGTGCTTTTGATCCTGAAAACACAGGGAACTTAGTAGGATATGTAAGTTGTCTGAATCTCAATCTCTATCTTTTTGGTTTGTTTAGGGTGCTGTTTTCTTGGGTTCTAAACGACCAAATACAACTAATTTATCTGCAAATTTTGAAACATGGGTTGAGTGCAGACTTGGGAATTATGGGCAAAAAGCAGAGGTTTGGATCTGAAGGACTCGACTCTTGCTGATTCCGATTCTGATCACCAAATCTTGAGATACATTCATGTGGGTCTCTTGTGCGTACAAGATTATGCAGCAGATAGGCCTACCATGTCTGATGTTGTTTCTATGCTTGCCAATGAAACTCTGCCTCTTCCTATTCCAAATCGAGCAGTATTTTCTACTCAAAGAAAATTGACAGGGGCAATTTCAACCAGTGATGAAAAAGGAAGTTGCTCTGCAAGGATAACGATTTCGGAGATTGATCCCCGATGAAGATGGAAACCTCAAACAGACAAGATTGAAGATACATATGGGCTGAAAGAAGAGAATTAATTGATTCTGACACTGCCATCATACCTTATATTTCTctatagaaaatgatttatagcggaacattttttataacattttacgtaattatattttaaatgagaaataattttgtaaaatattttataaaaataatataattttataaaaatattctcgttttataatattgttgtgtaatatgttatacaatatattatatatattatattatatttattataaattgtgaaattaaataCTTGGATTTGGTAAAGATATGTTGATTTTGAGGACATAGGTTCAAAACCTCACAATAACACTATCTATATTTTGTGACAAATGATATGATAGGCTTAGGATTATATGGCCCGTTCAAACAAGAATAATGTGTAAAAAAACTATCTAAAAGTGGCACTGGAAAGTTCTGAACCGTTCTATAATCAAGAAAGTAAAGTTGAagtattgtatttaatattatcacGTGTAAaaagtataaatacaaaaaaactatttatatacACATGAGGGAATAATCAACTGCGCTGCCATCGGAATATTCTAGAATAATTATAGGTGTACATGTACAAGGCTGAAAATACTCCCCTCAAAATGGAGTGTGTATATTAATTACACCCATCTTGTGGAGATGCATTTAGTAAGGATGTCAGCCAGTTGGGTACAAGTGTGTATTTGGttcaagattaaaccaaatatCAAACTAGATGACAATCAATATCTATATACTTTGTGTGTTCGTGAAAGATCGGGTTGGTAGTAATGTGAAGAGTAGCTTTGTTGTCACAAAAGAGCAAGTAAAGAGATAAGATCTTAGTTGAGAAATCCTTAAACAGAGTTGAAAGCCATAGCAGCTCATAACAAGTTGATGTCAGGAGATCTGTATTCGACTTCTGCTGATGTACGAGACACAATGACATATTTCTTGTATTTAGGAACTAGAGATTCTCTAATAAAGATGCAAAAACCAGTTATTGATCGATGAGTATCAGGGCAACTAGCCCAATCTGAATCATAGAAAGCCCGTAGTTGTAACTTAGATGAACTGGggaaaaataaacattttttaagtgTGAACTTAAGATACCTCAGCACCCTATGAAAATAACAACAATGGATCTAGCTACttcaaaaccaagaaaatatttgaggtGTCTAAAGTCTTTGAGCTTGAACTTGGattgcataaatatttttatagaattcaCAGAGGtaaatcattacaaataatgACAATATCATTCACATAAACAAAAAGGCTATGAATGTAGAAGAGTAGGATTTTGTAaacaaagaataatttgattttgactaGGTAAATCCATAGCC harbors:
- the LOC121248971 gene encoding G-type lectin S-receptor-like serine/threonine-protein kinase CES101 isoform X1: MKSISAMVSQKSQLLTAVYVFTLSRWCLGGLQFSHAQKDAIKPGEVLGYSQQLISADGRFKLGFFNLSNPVGNYLGTWYTDDTFNHRLWIANRDTPISVGQGNLTMDGDGLLKILHDGGSPIPLNANKTAPNTIAALENSGNLVVKELNPDGSTKRILWESFDYPTNTLLPGMKLGINYKTGKRWTLTSWLAGENPAPGGFSLEWNLAANGMRQLAIRHRGDMYWLSGVGSNSHFANFGTISSDAGIYNFSYVTNENESYFSYSVLDGSFPRWILTSGGALMDFLDSPFVSNGLCFSDSSAPGCVQRSSPICRNSSKTFQKRKGYFVSSSPRLDENSSISVFDCWDRCWNDCSCDGFCTLQDIETGCRFFGGEFVEDKASNLEDFFVLTDISEPVEEPRRKKIWWIWIIVGVVPVPAIIIFLRFLRRKKLHWDLERNREAATLYELTSSRRSGDTNEISNDAGKRGHDLKVLSFQSIVAATDNFSTENKLGQGGFGPVYKGRLPDGQEIAVKRLSRRSGQGLVEFKNELILIARLQHTNLVRLLGYCVKEDEKMLIYEYMPNKSLDFFLFDPKKMELLYWKRRCRIIEGIAQGLLYLHRYSRLRIIHRDLKAGNILLDAVMNPKISDFGLARVFERDEADAKTERVVGTYGYMSPEYAMQGKFSEKSDVYSFGVLMLEIVSGRKNKGAFDPENTGNLVGYTWELWAKSRGLDLKDSTLADSDSDHQILRYIHVGLLCVQDYAADRPTMSDVVSMLANETLPLPIPNRAVFSTQRKLTGAISTSDEKGSCSARITISEIDPR
- the LOC121248971 gene encoding G-type lectin S-receptor-like serine/threonine-protein kinase CES101 isoform X3, with translation MKSISAMVSQKSQLLTAVYVFTLSRWCLGGLQFSHAQKDAIKPGEVLGYSQQLISADGRFKLGFFNLSNPVGNYLGTWYTDDTFNHRLWIANRDTPISVGQGNLTMDGDGLLKILHDGGSPIPLNANKTAPNTIAALENSGNLVVKELNPDGSTKRILWESFDYPTNTLLPGMKLGINYKTGKRWTLTSWLAGENPAPGGFSLEWNLAANGMRQLAIRHRGDMYWLSGVGSNSHFANFGTISSDAGIYNFSYVTNENESYFSYSVLDGSFPRWILTSGGALMDFLDSPFVSNGLCFSDSSAPGCVQRSSPICRNSSKTFQKRKGYFVSSSPRLDENSSISVFDCWDRCWNDCSCDGFCTLQDIETGCRFFGGEFVEDKASNLEDFFVLTDISEPVEEPRRKKIWWIWIIVGVVPVPAIIIFLRFLRRKKLHWDLERNREAATLYELTSSRRSGDTNEISNDAGKRGHDLKVLSFQSIVAATDNFSTENKLGQGGFGPVYKGRLPDGQEIAVKRLSRRSGQGLVEFKNELILIARLQHTNLVRLLGYCVKEDEKMLIYEYMPNKSLDFFLFDPKKMELLYWKRRCRIIEGIAQGLLYLHRYSRLRIIHRDLKAGNILLDAVMNPKISDFGLARVFERDEADAKTERVVGT
- the LOC121248971 gene encoding G-type lectin S-receptor-like serine/threonine-protein kinase CES101 isoform X2, with protein sequence MKSISAMVSQKSQLLTAVYVFTLSRWCLGGLQFSHAQKDAIKPGEVLGYSQQLISADGRFKLGFFNLSNPVGNYLGTWYTDDTFNHRLWIANRDTPISVGQGNLTMDGDGLLKILHDGGSPIPLNANKTAPNTIAALENSGNLVVKELNPDGSTKRILWESFDYPTNTLLPGMKLGINYKTGKRWTLTSWLAGENPAPGGFSLEWNLAANGMRQLAIRHRGDMYWLSGVGSNSHFANFGTISSDAGIYNFSYVTNENESYFSYSVLDGSFPRWILTSGGALMDFLDSPFVSNGLCFSDSSAPGCVQRSSPICRNSSKTFQKRKGYFVSSSPRLDENSSISVFDCWDRCWNDCSCDGFCTLQDIETGCRFFGGEFVEDKASNLEDFFVLTDISEPEEPRRKKIWWIWIIVGVVPVPAIIIFLRFLRRKKLHWDLERNREAATLYELTSSRRSGDTNEISNDAGKRGHDLKVLSFQSIVAATDNFSTENKLGQGGFGPVYKGRLPDGQEIAVKRLSRRSGQGLVEFKNELILIARLQHTNLVRLLGYCVKEDEKMLIYEYMPNKSLDFFLFDPKKMELLYWKRRCRIIEGIAQGLLYLHRYSRLRIIHRDLKAGNILLDAVMNPKISDFGLARVFERDEADAKTERVVGTYGYMSPEYAMQGKFSEKSDVYSFGVLMLEIVSGRKNKGAFDPENTGNLVGYTWELWAKSRGLDLKDSTLADSDSDHQILRYIHVGLLCVQDYAADRPTMSDVVSMLANETLPLPIPNRAVFSTQRKLTGAISTSDEKGSCSARITISEIDPR
- the LOC121248971 gene encoding G-type lectin S-receptor-like serine/threonine-protein kinase CES101 isoform X4; its protein translation is MEPSTNGTRRLIMRHRGDTYWLSGIGISSRSNSGNLVVPFNADYYNFSYVSNKNESYFSYSAPGMRISRLALTSDGQLTDFPNHAFVSSTMCFGYSSAQVCVQQNSPNCRNSSQKFEQRRGYFISSSPHLDENLSVNLFDCMDRCWSDCSCVGYATLRNNGTGCRFYSSDFVEDKASNLEQFYLLTDMPKTGEPRRKKGVWWIWIIVAPLGAPAISILACFLWRKKLHWDQERDRESTLFTLTSSRRSGDTFEIKNDGKGGHDLKVLSFQSIVAATDNFSTENKLGQGGFGPVYKGRLPDGQEIAVKRLSRRSGQGLVEFKNELILIARLQHTNLVRLLGYCVKEDEKMLIYEYMPNKSLDFFLFDPKKMELLYWKRRCRIIEGIAQGLLYLHRYSRLRIIHRDLKAGNILLDAVMNPKISDFGLARVFERDEADAKTERVVGTYGYMSPEYAMQGKFSEKSDVYSFGVLMLEIVSGRKNKGAFDPENTGNLVGYTWELWAKSRGLDLKDSTLADSDSDHQILRYIHVGLLCVQDYAADRPTMSDVVSMLANETLPLPIPNRAVFSTQRKLTGAISTSDEKGSCSARITISEIDPR
- the LOC121248971 gene encoding G-type lectin S-receptor-like serine/threonine-protein kinase CES101 isoform X5, translated to MEPSTNGTRRLIMRHRGDTYWLSGIGISSRSNSGNLVVPFNADYYNFSYVSNKNESYFSYSAPGMRISRLALTSDGQLTDFPNHAFVSSTMCFGYSSAQVCVQQNSPNCRNSSQKFEQRRGYFISSSPHLDENLSVNLFDCMDRCWSDCSCVGYATLRNNGTGCRFYSSDFVEDKASNLEQFYLLTDMPKTEPRRKKGVWWIWIIVAPLGAPAISILACFLWRKKLHWDQERDRESTLFTLTSSRRSGDTFEIKNDGKGGHDLKVLSFQSIVAATDNFSTENKLGQGGFGPVYKGRLPDGQEIAVKRLSRRSGQGLVEFKNELILIARLQHTNLVRLLGYCVKEDEKMLIYEYMPNKSLDFFLFDPKKMELLYWKRRCRIIEGIAQGLLYLHRYSRLRIIHRDLKAGNILLDAVMNPKISDFGLARVFERDEADAKTERVVGTYGYMSPEYAMQGKFSEKSDVYSFGVLMLEIVSGRKNKGAFDPENTGNLVGYTWELWAKSRGLDLKDSTLADSDSDHQILRYIHVGLLCVQDYAADRPTMSDVVSMLANETLPLPIPNRAVFSTQRKLTGAISTSDEKGSCSARITISEIDPR